The proteins below are encoded in one region of Salvelinus alpinus chromosome 27, SLU_Salpinus.1, whole genome shotgun sequence:
- the LOC139555883 gene encoding galectin-3-like, producing MELSDALCGCPSSGYTPQGSNGIWPSQKQPGGLVWSTQPGQQPTQPQAMPCFPGQPSTPCWPGLQPSQPAPAPAQPQPMPCFPGQPNTPCWPGQQPSQPAPAQTQNWNWPGPQPSQPAPAPSLNWPGPQPQPPQPAPAPSLNWPGPQPQPPQPAPAHPCQPCWPGPHPQPPQFQPQPALIQAQAQGPSQPSVPGWPVPGLSPSVNPGSGWPLGPGQDTDGFTPAPQWNPTPAGLSVPYNQNLQRGIYDKMMITIMGRVKPNAKQFTVNFLRGKDIAFHFNSRFNEGGKQAVVRNTKVGEHWGKEERHTQGSFPFMAGQSFEMKILVTSGEFKVAVNGAQLFEFKHRVRELNQIDRINILYDVILISINVDTIP from the exons ATGGAA cTCTCTGATGCTCTGTGTGGCTGTCCGTCCTCTGGTTATACCCCCCAGGGAAGCAATGGTATCTGGCCCAGTCAGAAGCAACCAGGGGGTCTTGTCTGGTCGACACAGCCTGGCCAACAGCCCACCCAACCCCAGGCCATGCCCTGCTTTCCTGGGCAGCCCAGCACCCCCTGCTGGCCTGGTCTACAACCATCCCAACCAGCCCCAGCTCCGGCTCAACCTCAGCCAATGCCCTGTTTTCCTGGGCAGCCCAACACCCCCTGCTGGCCTGGGCAACAGCCATCCCAACCAGCCCCAGCTCAAACCCAAAACTGGAACTGGCCTGGTCCGCAACCATCCCAACCAGCCCCAGCTCCATCCCTAAACTGGCCTGGTCCCCAACCACAACCACCCCAACCAGCCCCAGCTCCATCCCTAAACTGGCCTGGTCCCCAACCACAACCACCCCAACCAGCCCCAGCCCATCCCTGCCAGCCATGCTGGCCTGGACCCCATCCCCAGCCTCCCCAATTCCAGCCTCAGCCTGCTCTGATTCAAGCCCAGGCCCAGGGCCCCAGTCAGCCTAGTGTCCCAGGGTGGCCAGTCCCAGGCCTTAGCCCAAGCGTTAACCCAGGGTCTGGATGGCCATTAGGCCCTGGTCAGGACACAGATGGCTTCACACCTGCTCCACAGTGGAATCCGACACCAGCTGGACTG AGCGTTCCCTACAACCAGAACCTACAAAGAGGCATCTACGACAAGATGATGATCACCATCATGGGCCGGGTCAAACCAAATGCTAAGCA GTTCACAGTCAACTTCCTGCGAGGTAAAGACATCGCCTTCCACTTCAACTCTCGGTTCAATGAGGGGGGCAAGCAGGCAGTGGTGAGGAACACCAAGGTGGGAGAGCActgggggaaggaggagaggcaCACACAGGGAAGTTTCCCCTTCATGGCCGGACAGTCCTTCGAG ATGAAGATTCTGGTTACGTCTGGGGAGTTCAAGGTGGCTGTGAACGGAGCTCAGCTGTTTGAGTTTAAACACCGCGTCAGAGAACTCAACCAGATCGATCGCATCAACATCCTCTATGATGTCATCCTCATCTCCATCAACGTAGACACAATACCATGA
- the LOC139555837 gene encoding galectin-3-like isoform X1 has product MELSDALCGCPSSGSTPQGSNSIWPSQNQTGGPAWPGQQPTQPPSCWPGQPNTPCWPGPQPSQPAPASAQNWPGPQPQPPQPTPSHPCQPCWPGSQPPQFQPHTPQPQPQPQPAPQPFEPTASAPASSQVPSQPSAPRWPVTQGLIPGVNPGSGWPFSPGQSGWPGQNPGGFTPAPQWTPTPAGHLSVPYNQNLQRGIYDKMMITIMGRVKPNAKQFTVNFVRGNDIAFHLNPRFNDGGKQAVVRNTMVGEHWGKEERHTQGGFPFMAGQSFEMKILVTFEEFKVAVNGAQLFEFKHRVRELNQIDRINILHDVTLTYVTVDTIP; this is encoded by the exons ATGGAA CTCTCTGATGCTCTGTGTGGCTGTCCGTCCTCTGGTTCTACCCCCCAGGGAAGCAACAGCATCTGGCCCAGCCAGAACCAAACAGGGGGTCCTGCCTGGCCCGGCCAACAGCCCACCCAGCCCCCATCTTGCTGGCCTGGGCAACCCAACACCCCCTGCTGGCCTGGGCCACAACCATCCCAACCAGCCCCAGCTTCAGCCCAAAACTGGCCTGGTCCCCAACCACAACCACCCCAACCAACCCCATCCCATCCCTGCCAGCCATGCTGGCCTGGATCCCAGCCTCCCCAATTCCAGCCCCACACTCCCCAACCGCAGCCCCAACCTCAGCCTGCACCCCAGCCTTTTGAACCTACAGCTTCAGCCCCGGCTTCATCCCAAGTCCCCAGCCAGCCTAGTGCCCCAAGGTGGCCGGTTACCCAAGGCCTTATCCCAGGCGTTAACCCAGGGTCTGGATGGCCTTTCAGCCCTGGTCAGTCTGGTTGGCCTGGTCAGAATCCAGGTGGCTTTACACCTGCTCCACAGTGGACTCCAACGCCAGCTGGACATCTG AGCGTTCCCTACAACCAGAACCTACAAAGAGGCATCTACGACAAGATGATGATCACCATCATGGGCCGGGTCAAACCAAATGCTAAGCA GTTCACAGTGAACTTTGTGCGAGGTAATGACATCGCCTTCCACCTCAACCCTCGGTTCAACGACGGGGGCAAGCAGGCAGTGGTGAGGAACACCATGGTGGGAGAGCActgggggaaggaggagaggcaCACACAGGGAGGCTTCCCCTTCATGGCAGGACAGTCCTTCGAG ATGAAGATTCTGGTTACGTTTGAGGAGTTCAAGGTGGCTGTGAACGGAGCTCAGCTGTTTGAGTTCAAACACCGCGTCAGAGAACTCAACCAGATCGATCGCATCAACATCCTCCATGATGTCACCCTCACCTACGTCACCGTAGACACAATACCATGA
- the LOC139555837 gene encoding galectin-3-like isoform X2, protein MEGSNSIWPSQNQTGGPAWPGQQPTQPPSCWPGQPNTPCWPGPQPSQPAPASAQNWPGPQPQPPQPTPSHPCQPCWPGSQPPQFQPHTPQPQPQPQPAPQPFEPTASAPASSQVPSQPSAPRWPVTQGLIPGVNPGSGWPFSPGQSGWPGQNPGGFTPAPQWTPTPAGHLSVPYNQNLQRGIYDKMMITIMGRVKPNAKQFTVNFVRGNDIAFHLNPRFNDGGKQAVVRNTMVGEHWGKEERHTQGGFPFMAGQSFEMKILVTFEEFKVAVNGAQLFEFKHRVRELNQIDRINILHDVTLTYVTVDTIP, encoded by the exons ATGGAA GGAAGCAACAGCATCTGGCCCAGCCAGAACCAAACAGGGGGTCCTGCCTGGCCCGGCCAACAGCCCACCCAGCCCCCATCTTGCTGGCCTGGGCAACCCAACACCCCCTGCTGGCCTGGGCCACAACCATCCCAACCAGCCCCAGCTTCAGCCCAAAACTGGCCTGGTCCCCAACCACAACCACCCCAACCAACCCCATCCCATCCCTGCCAGCCATGCTGGCCTGGATCCCAGCCTCCCCAATTCCAGCCCCACACTCCCCAACCGCAGCCCCAACCTCAGCCTGCACCCCAGCCTTTTGAACCTACAGCTTCAGCCCCGGCTTCATCCCAAGTCCCCAGCCAGCCTAGTGCCCCAAGGTGGCCGGTTACCCAAGGCCTTATCCCAGGCGTTAACCCAGGGTCTGGATGGCCTTTCAGCCCTGGTCAGTCTGGTTGGCCTGGTCAGAATCCAGGTGGCTTTACACCTGCTCCACAGTGGACTCCAACGCCAGCTGGACATCTG AGCGTTCCCTACAACCAGAACCTACAAAGAGGCATCTACGACAAGATGATGATCACCATCATGGGCCGGGTCAAACCAAATGCTAAGCA GTTCACAGTGAACTTTGTGCGAGGTAATGACATCGCCTTCCACCTCAACCCTCGGTTCAACGACGGGGGCAAGCAGGCAGTGGTGAGGAACACCATGGTGGGAGAGCActgggggaaggaggagaggcaCACACAGGGAGGCTTCCCCTTCATGGCAGGACAGTCCTTCGAG ATGAAGATTCTGGTTACGTTTGAGGAGTTCAAGGTGGCTGTGAACGGAGCTCAGCTGTTTGAGTTCAAACACCGCGTCAGAGAACTCAACCAGATCGATCGCATCAACATCCTCCATGATGTCACCCTCACCTACGTCACCGTAGACACAATACCATGA